The proteins below are encoded in one region of Chloracidobacterium sp.:
- a CDS encoding class I SAM-dependent methyltransferase, giving the protein MTQPESPAPQANGDDWFGTPYYALLYHHRDETEACLFIANLVRHLALRPGDRVLDIGCGRGRHAVCLHEHGLDVDAFDISLACIAVAQRYAGERLRFHVHDMRRPFAVGGYRCALNMFTSFGYFADDAENARVVAAAAQALDPGGCFVLDFLNAHWIVPRLTPFSVQVIGGIRFEIRREYADGFILKTITFEDAGRRFRFVERVKDIRLPTLQSFFAASGLHVEAVFGDYDLSPYVPDASRRVILIGRKP; this is encoded by the coding sequence ATGACGCAGCCGGAATCACCCGCCCCACAAGCCAACGGTGACGATTGGTTTGGAACGCCGTACTACGCCCTGCTTTATCACCACCGGGACGAAACCGAGGCCTGCCTATTCATCGCCAACCTCGTCCGTCACTTGGCGCTGCGTCCTGGCGACCGCGTGCTTGACATCGGCTGCGGCCGCGGCCGCCACGCCGTCTGCCTGCACGAACACGGTCTCGACGTGGACGCCTTTGACATTTCCCTGGCCTGTATCGCCGTCGCTCAACGGTATGCCGGGGAGAGGCTTCGATTTCACGTTCACGACATGCGCCGGCCGTTCGCCGTGGGCGGCTACCGCTGCGCCCTCAACATGTTCACTAGCTTTGGTTATTTCGCGGATGACGCCGAAAACGCCCGCGTCGTCGCCGCCGCTGCGCAGGCCCTTGATCCGGGCGGCTGCTTTGTTCTCGATTTTCTCAACGCCCACTGGATCGTGCCGCGTCTGACGCCCTTCAGCGTTCAAGTCATTGGCGGCATTCGCTTTGAAATCCGACGCGAGTATGCGGACGGCTTCATCCTCAAAACCATCACCTTTGAGGACGCCGGGCGACGCTTTCGCTTCGTCGAGCGCGTCAAGGACATCCGTCTGCCGACGCTGCAAAGCTTCTTTGCAGCGTCGGGTTTGCACGTGGAGGCGGTTTTCGGCGACTATGACCTGTCGCCATACGTGCCGGACGCCTCACGCCGGGTCATCCTCATCGGCCGTAAGCCCTAA
- a CDS encoding ABC transporter substrate-binding protein translates to MSNMLIPAKDCSRRRVHRLCLWALLCGASVLVFGGCMRPKPPAQPPPTSAVRVVTDGAGKAVTVPVRPQRIVSQTLATDELLLAMLPPERLVALSSLADDPRYSYCADKAKLVAGRCGASAEAILQLRPDLIFVASYSRAELVELLSASGAPVYRFTKFSGLNDIKANIRALGEAVGEPVAAAKLVADLEQRFAALAERARQRRQRPRLMSFGASYFTAGAETTFDDLVRAVGGVNVAAEQGVVGFRQISPEQLIQWKPDYVVTGAELGKEADARQRLLDNPAVAVAVGRNPRRIIVLEGRALTTVSQHLADAAEHLEKQLLPLLEQPASAN, encoded by the coding sequence ATGAGCAACATGCTCATTCCCGCAAAGGATTGTTCGCGCCGGCGCGTCCATCGGCTTTGCTTATGGGCGCTACTGTGCGGTGCGTCGGTTTTGGTGTTCGGCGGCTGCATGCGACCGAAACCGCCGGCTCAGCCGCCGCCAACATCCGCCGTGCGCGTTGTCACCGACGGCGCCGGCAAGGCCGTCACCGTCCCGGTGCGTCCGCAGCGAATTGTCTCGCAAACATTGGCGACGGATGAGCTCCTGCTGGCCATGCTGCCGCCGGAACGCCTTGTGGCGCTAAGCAGCCTCGCCGACGATCCACGGTACAGCTACTGCGCCGACAAAGCCAAACTCGTCGCCGGGCGTTGCGGCGCCAGCGCAGAAGCCATTTTGCAACTCCGACCGGACCTAATTTTCGTAGCGAGCTATAGCCGAGCCGAACTTGTAGAACTCCTTAGCGCGAGCGGCGCGCCGGTTTATCGGTTCACGAAATTCAGTGGCCTCAATGACATCAAAGCTAACATCCGCGCGCTTGGCGAGGCCGTCGGCGAACCCGTTGCGGCTGCGAAACTTGTCGCCGACCTCGAACAACGCTTCGCGGCGCTGGCCGAGCGCGCTCGCCAACGCCGCCAACGCCCGCGTTTGATGTCGTTCGGCGCGTCATATTTCACGGCCGGTGCAGAGACGACGTTTGATGATCTGGTGCGCGCGGTCGGCGGCGTCAACGTGGCGGCGGAACAAGGCGTCGTCGGCTTCCGTCAAATCAGCCCGGAACAACTCATCCAGTGGAAGCCGGACTATGTGGTGACAGGCGCTGAACTGGGAAAAGAAGCCGATGCTCGGCAGCGGCTGTTGGACAACCCGGCGGTGGCGGTTGCCGTCGGACGTAACCCGCGTCGCATTATTGTCCTCGAAGGTCGCGCCCTGACGACCGTTTCCCAGCATCTCGCCGACGCCGCCGAGCATCTTGAAAAGCAACTTCTGCCGTTGTTGGAACAACCGGCCTCGGCAAATTGA
- a CDS encoding DUF3108 domain-containing protein, whose amino-acid sequence MTNRLWLTLGLSGALSVLALTPLGYGQAPGGTAAAVENTAAVGASIAPPFPIPRPYPFTVGEKLTYEFSFSRFPLYGKLGELELAVVAPETVRETMDALASKLRTPETAERCPAPISPPVLVFQAQARTRGFLPALLRLDIRNDYLSIVDAADLGLVHNERALRSRRWERLQMTCQARTAALRTILERDGDAASPVKVRTLPSRGWTTDLQTFWHVLRTQPLTPGVTIPMVLTEDDRIYDIPVLITNEVETITTRAGRFRARKLDLKAYEAGFTRYQGTFFLWLTEDAARLPVRVRFRARGVTVTGDLVRYTPPRSGARR is encoded by the coding sequence ATGACGAACCGCCTTTGGCTCACGCTTGGACTCAGCGGCGCTCTCAGTGTTTTGGCGCTTACGCCGCTTGGTTACGGACAAGCCCCCGGCGGAACTGCAGCGGCGGTGGAGAACACCGCCGCCGTCGGCGCTTCCATCGCCCCGCCGTTCCCTATTCCACGGCCCTATCCGTTTACAGTTGGTGAAAAACTAACCTATGAGTTCAGCTTCTCGCGTTTCCCGCTGTACGGCAAGCTGGGCGAACTGGAACTGGCGGTGGTCGCCCCGGAGACGGTTCGGGAAACAATGGATGCCTTGGCTTCCAAGCTCAGAACACCGGAAACAGCTGAACGCTGTCCAGCGCCGATTTCGCCGCCGGTTTTGGTGTTTCAGGCGCAGGCGCGGACACGGGGCTTTCTTCCGGCGCTCCTTCGTCTCGATATCCGCAACGACTATCTCTCGATTGTGGACGCCGCCGACTTAGGTCTTGTCCACAACGAACGCGCCCTGCGCAGTCGGCGGTGGGAGCGCTTGCAAATGACCTGCCAAGCGCGGACGGCGGCTCTGCGCACCATACTAGAACGCGACGGTGACGCGGCGTCGCCGGTCAAGGTGCGCACCTTGCCCAGTCGCGGCTGGACGACCGACCTGCAAACCTTCTGGCACGTCCTGCGCACCCAGCCACTGACGCCCGGCGTCACGATTCCTATGGTGCTAACCGAAGACGACCGTATTTACGACATCCCGGTGCTTATCACCAACGAGGTCGAAACGATTACGACTCGCGCCGGACGGTTTCGCGCACGCAAGCTTGACCTGAAAGCCTATGAGGCGGGCTTTACGCGCTATCAAGGGACGTTTTTTCTGTGGCTGACGGAAGACGCAGCGCGACTGCCGGTGCGAGTGCGGTTCAGAGCGCGCGGCGTAACCGTCACAGGGGACTTAGTTCGTTACACGCCGCCGCGCAGCGGCGCACGACGGTAA